From the genome of Novosphingobium sp. TH158, one region includes:
- the hflX gene encoding GTPase HflX — MVVCPVIRGKGRGGEVDSDSRLEEAKGLALAIGLVVAERLIIPIRDPKAGTLFGEGQIQNIATACTLGEAELVVVDGSLTAIQQRNLEEKLKRKVIDRTGLILEIFGERARTAEGRLQVELAHLDYQAGRLVRSWTHLERQRGGFGFLGGPGETQIEADRRMIRDRMARLRRELEQVRRTRGLHRQRRGKAPWPVIALVGYTNAGKSTLFNRLTGADVMAEDLLFATLDPTMRAIRLPGVEKAILSDTVGFISDLPTQLVAAFRATLEEVTAADVIVHVRDIANPDSAAQKAQVLEVLAGLGIVDGEEDGEARVPIVEVWNKWDLLDPAQVEDLEEKRQRRRDEKIIILSALTGHNCSVLLEELGALLTGDARLHLFTIPASDGQRIAWLHSHGEVVGDEDGGEGEEGPLRRLSVRLTPRELGRYSRL, encoded by the coding sequence GTGGTCGTGTGCCCGGTGATCCGGGGCAAGGGCCGCGGCGGCGAGGTCGACAGCGACAGCCGGCTCGAAGAGGCCAAGGGGCTGGCACTGGCCATCGGACTGGTCGTTGCCGAACGGCTGATCATCCCCATTCGCGATCCCAAAGCGGGCACGCTGTTCGGGGAAGGGCAGATCCAGAACATTGCCACCGCCTGCACCTTAGGCGAGGCAGAGCTGGTGGTGGTGGACGGCTCGCTCACCGCGATCCAGCAGCGCAACCTTGAGGAAAAGCTGAAGCGCAAGGTTATCGACCGGACCGGGCTGATCCTCGAAATCTTCGGCGAACGTGCCCGGACCGCCGAAGGGCGCCTTCAGGTCGAGCTTGCCCACCTTGATTACCAGGCGGGCCGGCTCGTTCGCAGCTGGACACACCTTGAGCGCCAGCGCGGCGGTTTTGGCTTCCTTGGCGGCCCAGGCGAAACTCAGATCGAGGCGGACCGCCGGATGATCCGCGATCGCATGGCGCGGCTGCGGCGCGAGCTTGAGCAGGTGCGCCGCACGCGGGGCTTGCACCGACAGCGGCGCGGCAAGGCACCTTGGCCCGTGATCGCGCTGGTGGGTTACACCAATGCCGGCAAGAGCACGCTGTTCAACCGTCTCACGGGTGCCGACGTCATGGCGGAAGACCTGCTCTTCGCCACGCTCGATCCGACCATGCGCGCGATCCGGCTGCCCGGGGTCGAAAAGGCCATCCTTTCGGATACCGTGGGCTTCATTTCCGACCTGCCGACCCAGCTTGTCGCGGCCTTCCGCGCGACGCTTGAGGAGGTGACCGCGGCCGATGTCATCGTCCACGTGCGCGATATCGCCAATCCCGACAGCGCGGCGCAAAAGGCGCAGGTTCTCGAAGTGCTCGCCGGGCTCGGGATTGTCGATGGCGAGGAAGACGGCGAAGCGCGGGTTCCTATTGTCGAAGTCTGGAACAAATGGGATCTTCTCGATCCCGCGCAAGTCGAAGATCTGGAGGAAAAGCGGCAGCGGCGCAGGGATGAGAAGATCATTATCCTGTCCGCACTTACCGGTCATAATTGCAGTGTTCTGCTAGAAGAATTGGGCGCCTTGCTGACGGGCGATGCGCGCCTTCACCTGTTCACGATTCCCGCCAGCGACGGCCAGCGGATAGCGTGGCTGCATTCGCATGGCGAAGTGGTGGGCGACGAGGATGGCGGAGAAGGGGAGGAGGGCCCCCTGAGGCGGCTCAGCGTTCGGCTGACGCCGCGTGAACTGGGGCGCTATTCACGCCTCTGA
- a CDS encoding SPOR domain-containing protein, translating to MRSPASRIAALMLTTMLAACGGNGADSGTLASASQALTTGPAADYPMVLGDPFVVDGVTYTPQDRLNFDQVGYAGVDVGGDQGITIAHRTLPLPSYAEVTSLDSGRTILVRVTRRGPMAGSQIVELSPGAANQLGVTAERAPIRIRRVNPPEPERAALREGRAAPLRIDTPKSLVAVLRRKLEPGSAPALLPMPKANEAVAAAAAPVPAAEKPAVVKVPVVKAPVAPVAKAPEKPVPAGSLIVQVGAFSSAEKAGTIAKALGARVSSAASLHRVRLGPFATRGQAEAALAKAKAAGYSEARIQRAN from the coding sequence ATGAGATCTCCCGCTAGCCGCATTGCGGCGCTGATGCTTACCACGATGCTCGCCGCGTGCGGGGGTAATGGCGCCGATAGCGGCACGCTTGCCTCCGCCTCGCAGGCGCTTACCACCGGTCCGGCGGCCGACTATCCAATGGTTCTGGGTGATCCCTTCGTGGTCGATGGTGTCACCTATACCCCGCAGGACAGGCTCAATTTCGACCAGGTCGGCTATGCCGGCGTGGACGTGGGCGGAGACCAAGGGATTACCATTGCCCACCGCACCCTGCCGCTGCCCAGCTATGCCGAGGTAACCTCTCTCGACAGCGGACGGACGATCCTCGTTAGGGTTACGCGCCGCGGCCCCATGGCGGGGTCGCAGATTGTCGAACTTTCGCCTGGGGCTGCCAACCAGCTTGGCGTGACCGCAGAGCGCGCGCCGATCCGCATCCGCCGGGTCAATCCGCCCGAGCCCGAACGCGCTGCCCTGCGAGAAGGCCGTGCGGCACCGCTGCGCATCGATACGCCCAAGTCGCTGGTTGCGGTTCTGCGCCGGAAGCTGGAGCCTGGCTCGGCTCCCGCACTGCTGCCGATGCCCAAGGCAAACGAAGCAGTTGCTGCCGCCGCGGCCCCGGTTCCCGCTGCTGAAAAGCCGGCGGTGGTCAAGGTGCCGGTTGTAAAGGCACCCGTGGCACCCGTGGCAAAAGCACCGGAAAAGCCGGTTCCCGCAGGCAGCCTGATCGTGCAGGTCGGTGCCTTCTCAAGCGCCGAAAAGGCAGGGACCATCGCCAAGGCACTGGGCGCGCGGGTTTCTTCCGCAGCCAGCCTGCACCGCGTGCGGCTGGGGCCGTTCGCCACCCGTGGACAAGCCGAAGCCGCGCTGGCGAAGGCCAAGGCGGCTGGCTATAGCGAAGCACGAATCCAGCGCGCGAACTGA
- a CDS encoding lytic transglycosylase domain-containing protein translates to MAAQTGQMVAVPVVQAVPASPPPEADPAFRGYVQLLAARARAEGVSEATIRAYTEGLTPNPRVISLDRSQPGTTTSGAIPRFEPYRRTHVDANRIAGGRRTYQEVASFVPGIEAKYGVPAPVLLAIFGHESNYGRIKGDFDLARALATLAYEGRRRELFAGEFIAVLKMADRGISRERLKGSWAGAFGNPQFLPSVYLRLAVDGDGDGDRDIWHSQADTLASIANYFRDAGWRPGQPWGVAASVPADFRRASVASTSRSPTCPRVHARHSRWMTVAEWKALGIQPLAPIEDSVMASLFEPDGPGTPAYLLTGNYRVILHYNCSNFYALSVGLLADEISR, encoded by the coding sequence ATGGCGGCGCAGACCGGGCAGATGGTCGCGGTTCCGGTGGTGCAGGCGGTGCCGGCCAGTCCCCCACCGGAGGCGGATCCCGCCTTTCGCGGTTATGTCCAGTTGCTCGCAGCTCGTGCCCGTGCCGAAGGGGTGAGCGAGGCGACGATCCGGGCCTATACCGAAGGGCTGACGCCCAATCCGCGCGTCATCTCGCTTGACCGTTCGCAACCGGGAACGACGACCAGCGGGGCCATCCCACGGTTCGAGCCCTATCGCCGGACCCATGTCGATGCCAACCGGATTGCAGGGGGCAGGCGCACATACCAGGAGGTTGCCAGCTTCGTTCCGGGGATCGAGGCGAAATACGGCGTGCCTGCGCCGGTGCTGCTGGCAATTTTCGGCCATGAAAGCAATTACGGCCGGATCAAGGGCGATTTCGACCTTGCCCGCGCGCTCGCGACGCTGGCTTACGAAGGACGTCGCCGGGAACTCTTCGCCGGTGAGTTCATTGCCGTGCTCAAGATGGCCGATCGTGGCATCTCGCGTGAGCGCCTGAAGGGATCCTGGGCTGGCGCCTTCGGCAATCCCCAGTTCCTGCCCAGCGTCTACCTGCGGCTCGCCGTGGATGGCGACGGCGATGGCGATCGCGATATCTGGCATTCGCAGGCCGATACGCTGGCTTCCATCGCCAATTATTTCCGCGATGCCGGATGGCGGCCCGGCCAGCCCTGGGGCGTTGCCGCAAGCGTACCGGCGGATTTCAGACGGGCTTCGGTTGCCAGCACGTCCCGTTCGCCCACCTGTCCGCGCGTTCATGCCCGCCATTCGCGCTGGATGACCGTGGCGGAATGGAAGGCGCTGGGCATCCAGCCACTTGCACCGATCGAAGATTCCGTCATGGCCAGCCTGTTCGAACCCGACGGGCCGGGCACTCCCGCTTACCTGTTAACCGGGAATTATCGGGTTATCCTCCACTATAACTGCTCGAACTTCTACGCTCTTTCCGTGGGGTTGCTTGCAGATGAGATCTCCCGCTAG
- a CDS encoding D-alanyl-D-alanine carboxypeptidase family protein, protein MKRSALKFLPLLALPLAAMPVLSAPIDMVTSVIDAPQPAMPAIVQADPARPPAELDKVPIAFLVDMGSGQVLYSKEPDRRFVPASITKVMTLYTAFEQMRQGRIRPEQVMPMSLEAFRKWQRVGTTMYLDPSQKPTVNDLLLGIATVSANDASAVLAEGAGGSMQNWLALMNAEARRIGMTNSHFGTPNGWMDEGETYVTARDLVTLAGAIVAGHPERYKRYIGHKSLVWGDKTKQNHDPLIGVVKGADGIKTGFTNQAGFGYLGSAERDGRRLVMVVAGGNRAKERDAAARVLMEWGFAAFSNRPIFAPGAQVGEARVQGGNTLHVPLVAPAAFGITLPRDAKGDAALRIVYDGPIEAPIAKGSRVASLEIRAGKGEPHRVPLFAGADVRPANWMERLRNGIVSPFL, encoded by the coding sequence TTGAAAAGAAGCGCCCTGAAATTCCTGCCGCTGCTGGCCTTGCCGCTGGCAGCCATGCCTGTGCTGTCTGCGCCGATCGACATGGTGACATCGGTCATCGATGCGCCGCAGCCGGCCATGCCCGCAATTGTCCAGGCCGATCCTGCCCGCCCGCCGGCGGAGCTGGACAAGGTGCCGATCGCTTTCCTCGTCGACATGGGATCGGGGCAAGTGCTCTATTCCAAGGAGCCGGACCGGCGCTTCGTACCGGCTTCGATCACCAAGGTGATGACGCTCTATACCGCTTTCGAACAGATGCGGCAGGGGCGGATCAGGCCCGAACAGGTCATGCCGATGAGCCTTGAGGCTTTCCGCAAGTGGCAGCGCGTTGGCACGACGATGTACCTCGACCCGTCCCAGAAGCCGACGGTGAATGACCTGCTGCTGGGCATCGCCACGGTTTCCGCCAACGACGCCTCGGCCGTGCTGGCGGAGGGCGCGGGCGGATCGATGCAGAACTGGCTGGCGCTGATGAATGCCGAAGCCCGCCGCATCGGCATGACCAACAGCCATTTCGGCACGCCCAACGGCTGGATGGACGAAGGCGAAACCTATGTCACCGCGCGCGACCTGGTAACGCTGGCCGGGGCGATCGTGGCCGGCCACCCGGAACGCTACAAGCGCTATATCGGCCACAAGTCGCTCGTCTGGGGCGACAAGACCAAGCAAAACCACGATCCGCTGATCGGCGTGGTCAAGGGGGCCGACGGCATCAAGACCGGCTTCACCAACCAGGCCGGCTTCGGCTACCTCGGCTCGGCCGAGCGCGATGGCCGGCGGCTGGTGATGGTCGTGGCCGGGGGTAACCGCGCCAAGGAGCGTGATGCCGCTGCCCGTGTGCTGATGGAATGGGGCTTTGCCGCCTTTTCCAACCGCCCGATCTTCGCACCCGGCGCGCAGGTGGGCGAAGCGCGCGTCCAGGGGGGCAACACGCTGCATGTGCCGCTGGTCGCGCCGGCAGCTTTCGGCATCACCTTGCCCCGCGACGCAAAGGGCGACGCCGCGCTGCGCATCGTCTATGACGGACCGATCGAGGCACCGATCGCGAAGGGAAGCAGGGTGGCATCGCTGGAAATCCGCGCCGGGAAGGGCGAACCCCACCGCGTTCCGCTGTTCGCCGGCGCCGATGTGCGGCCTGCGAACTGGATGGAGCGTTTGCGCAACGGCATCGTGAGCCCGTTTCTTTGA
- the mazG gene encoding nucleoside triphosphate pyrophosphohydrolase translates to MSEPLNRLLSIMARLRDPQTGCEWDVAQTFETIAPYTIEEAYEVTDAILRRDMAALKDELGDLLLQVVFHARMAEEAGLFDFDAVATAISEKMEARHPHVFGDAPDLGQSREQRWEALKAEERAAKGATSALDGVAIALPALMRAEKLQKRAARVGFDWPDAEGPADKLREEMAELAEACEPDHIVEEAGDMLFAAVNLVRKLGIAPEDALRAANAKFERRFRQMEEIARASGADFAGLDLEAQEALWSAAKASEA, encoded by the coding sequence ATGTCCGAACCTCTGAACCGCCTTCTCTCCATCATGGCCCGGCTGCGCGATCCGCAGACCGGATGCGAATGGGATGTCGCGCAAACATTTGAGACGATCGCGCCCTACACGATCGAGGAAGCCTATGAGGTTACCGATGCGATCCTAAGGCGCGACATGGCGGCCTTGAAGGATGAACTTGGAGACCTGCTGCTTCAGGTCGTGTTCCACGCCCGCATGGCCGAAGAAGCCGGACTGTTCGATTTCGATGCTGTCGCGACAGCCATCAGCGAGAAAATGGAAGCGCGCCATCCGCACGTGTTCGGTGACGCGCCAGATCTGGGCCAGTCACGCGAACAACGCTGGGAAGCGCTCAAGGCCGAGGAACGCGCCGCCAAAGGCGCCACCAGCGCGCTCGATGGCGTTGCCATCGCCCTGCCGGCGCTGATGCGCGCGGAAAAGCTGCAGAAACGCGCAGCTCGTGTCGGTTTCGACTGGCCCGATGCCGAAGGACCGGCAGACAAGCTGCGCGAGGAAATGGCCGAGCTCGCCGAGGCTTGCGAACCGGACCACATTGTCGAAGAAGCCGGCGATATGCTGTTCGCAGCGGTAAACCTCGTCCGCAAACTCGGCATAGCGCCCGAAGATGCCCTGCGGGCTGCCAATGCGAAGTTCGAACGCCGCTTTCGCCAGATGGAAGAGATTGCCAGAGCCAGCGGCGCTGATTTTGCTGGACTAGACCTCGAGGCTCAGGAAGCCTTGTGGAGCGCCGCAAAGGCCTCAGAGGCGTGA
- the metG gene encoding methionine--tRNA ligase: MAEPFYITTAISYPNGKPHIGHAYEAIAADVIARHQRLRGRDVRFQTGTDEHGLKMAQKARDLGKTPKELSDEMSQYFIDMCDALNVSYDVFLRTTEPRHHASVQELWRRMEAKGDLYLDRYEGWYSIRDEAYYDESELTAGEGGQKLSPQGTPVEWTVEESWFFRLSKYAGPLLALYRDHPEFLQPDSRRNEVTRFVEGGLRDLSVSRTSFDWGVKVPGSDNHVMYVWVDALTNYITGLGFPDETPEMAKWWPADLHLIGKDIVRFHTIYWPAFLMSAGLPLPKQVFGHGFLLNRGQKESKSLGNVTDPLELAERFGVDALRYFLMREVAFGQDGSYSPEAIVTRCNAELANSFGNLAQRVLSMIFKNLDGKLADFTPAEADATLLATVRNACQSDLPQAFDALDFTAGTDAWMRAVFACNQYVDEQAPWTLKKTDPDRMAVVLLTLFRAVRELAIAVRALVPASADRLLDQMGVPADERNYAAYDDAEWYGRLVSSGFTLSQPVGVFPRLELPAEDA, translated from the coding sequence ATGGCCGAACCCTTCTACATTACCACCGCGATTTCCTATCCTAACGGCAAGCCGCACATCGGCCATGCCTATGAAGCGATCGCCGCCGATGTCATCGCCCGCCACCAGCGGCTGCGGGGCAGGGACGTGCGCTTCCAGACCGGGACTGACGAGCACGGCCTGAAGATGGCCCAGAAGGCACGGGACCTGGGCAAGACGCCGAAAGAACTGTCTGATGAAATGTCGCAGTATTTCATCGATATGTGCGATGCACTGAATGTCTCGTATGATGTTTTCCTGCGCACCACGGAACCGCGTCATCACGCCTCGGTTCAGGAGTTGTGGCGGCGAATGGAAGCCAAGGGCGATCTCTACCTCGATCGCTACGAGGGCTGGTATTCGATCCGTGACGAGGCCTATTACGATGAAAGCGAACTGACCGCAGGGGAAGGGGGCCAGAAGCTCTCGCCGCAGGGCACGCCGGTCGAATGGACGGTTGAGGAAAGCTGGTTCTTCCGCCTTTCCAAATATGCCGGACCGCTACTGGCGCTGTACCGCGATCACCCGGAATTCCTCCAGCCCGACAGCCGCCGCAATGAAGTGACACGTTTCGTCGAGGGCGGCCTGCGCGATCTTTCGGTGTCGCGGACCAGCTTCGACTGGGGCGTCAAGGTGCCGGGCAGCGATAACCACGTGATGTACGTGTGGGTCGATGCCCTGACGAACTACATCACCGGCCTCGGCTTTCCCGATGAAACGCCAGAAATGGCCAAGTGGTGGCCGGCAGACCTGCACCTGATCGGCAAGGACATCGTCCGCTTCCACACGATCTACTGGCCCGCCTTCCTGATGAGCGCCGGCCTTCCGCTGCCCAAACAGGTGTTCGGCCACGGCTTCCTGCTCAACCGCGGGCAGAAGGAATCGAAGTCGCTTGGCAATGTCACCGATCCGCTGGAGCTGGCAGAGCGCTTCGGCGTCGATGCCCTGCGCTATTTCCTGATGCGCGAAGTCGCCTTCGGGCAGGACGGTTCCTATTCGCCCGAAGCCATCGTCACGCGCTGCAATGCGGAACTGGCCAATTCGTTCGGCAACCTCGCGCAGCGCGTGCTGTCGATGATTTTCAAGAACCTCGACGGCAAGCTGGCGGACTTTACCCCGGCCGAAGCCGATGCCACCCTGCTGGCGACGGTGCGCAATGCCTGCCAGTCGGATCTTCCGCAGGCGTTCGATGCGCTGGACTTCACCGCAGGCACCGATGCCTGGATGCGCGCCGTTTTTGCCTGCAACCAGTACGTGGACGAGCAGGCGCCGTGGACCCTCAAGAAAACCGACCCGGACCGGATGGCAGTCGTCCTGCTGACACTGTTCCGCGCCGTGCGGGAGCTGGCGATTGCCGTTCGCGCCCTTGTTCCCGCCTCAGCAGACAGGCTGCTCGACCAGATGGGCGTGCCTGCCGATGAGCGCAACTACGCCGCCTATGACGATGCTGAATGGTACGGCCGCCTCGTCTCCAGCGGTTTCACGCTGTCGCAGCCGGTCGGTGTGTTCCCGCGCCTCGAACTGCCTGCCGAAGACGCCTGA
- a CDS encoding flagellin yields the protein MTVINTNISAMRAANASNSAALMQGTAMQRLSTGKRINSAKDDAAGLAISTSMTSQITGMQQGIRNANDGISLAQTAEGALNEVTNMLQRVRELAVQSASGTYQSADRTNMQQEVTSLTEQVNAVLTNTEFNGVPLFSMAAGTDLTFDIQAGANAADVITVTSRAIDGTNIDATALDVSTAALAVTTMANVDAALGEVANTNAAFGGGESQLQSAINNLTSNSTNLSDARSRIMDADYSAETTQLAKAQILSQASTAMIAQANQAQQNVLSLLK from the coding sequence ATGACGGTCATCAATACCAACATCAGCGCCATGCGCGCTGCCAATGCTTCGAATTCCGCGGCGCTCATGCAGGGCACCGCCATGCAGCGCCTGTCCACCGGCAAGCGCATCAACTCTGCCAAGGACGATGCCGCGGGCCTTGCCATCTCCACGTCGATGACTTCGCAGATCACAGGCATGCAGCAGGGCATCCGCAACGCCAACGACGGCATATCGCTTGCCCAGACGGCCGAAGGGGCCCTCAACGAGGTAACGAACATGCTGCAGCGGGTCCGCGAGCTGGCCGTCCAGTCGGCCTCGGGAACCTACCAGTCGGCTGACCGCACCAACATGCAGCAGGAAGTGACCTCGCTTACCGAACAGGTCAACGCCGTGCTGACCAACACCGAATTCAACGGCGTACCGCTGTTCAGCATGGCCGCGGGCACGGACCTGACCTTCGACATCCAGGCCGGGGCCAATGCCGCCGATGTCATCACCGTGACCAGCCGGGCCATCGACGGGACCAATATCGATGCCACCGCGCTCGACGTTTCGACCGCCGCGCTGGCGGTGACGACCATGGCCAATGTCGATGCAGCCTTGGGCGAAGTGGCGAACACCAACGCGGCCTTTGGCGGCGGGGAAAGCCAGCTTCAGTCGGCCATCAACAACCTGACCTCGAATTCCACGAACCTGTCGGACGCGCGTTCGCGGATCATGGATGCAGACTATTCCGCGGAAACGACCCAGCTCGCCAAGGCGCAGATCCTTAGCCAGGCCAGCACCGCGATGATCGCGCAGGCCAACCAGGCCCAGCAGAACGTGCTTTCGCTGCTCAAGTAA
- a CDS encoding AAA family ATPase codes for MSLIGHDDAWREWRAAMAGERMHHAWMLVGPKGTGKGLFARAAAAELVAQAGVPQPPFDHHPDILIPEHPPENKEETKKRDDGQAYKRKRSIPVDEVRALQHRLVTRPTLGPRRAVIFDPADDLEKSASNALLKSLEEPPVGTFFLLVTHRPARLLPTIRSRCRILRFPALTDAEMNRIVAQETPQADSATRAAAIAAAQGSPGAALDFVDQDLGALHRIMQQLVAEGDAQFTLRGELAAQIGARPTRERIQATLDLARAVLAGNLRGMSAAQQARVVDVHAALAQLTAEAPTANFEPGLLAMEIGGLLASAAMPRETA; via the coding sequence ATGAGCCTCATCGGCCATGACGATGCCTGGCGCGAATGGCGCGCGGCCATGGCTGGCGAACGGATGCACCACGCCTGGATGCTCGTCGGACCGAAAGGCACAGGAAAAGGGCTGTTTGCCCGCGCTGCCGCCGCCGAACTGGTCGCGCAGGCAGGCGTTCCCCAACCGCCTTTCGATCATCACCCCGACATCCTGATCCCGGAGCATCCGCCCGAGAACAAGGAAGAAACCAAGAAGCGCGACGACGGGCAGGCCTACAAGCGCAAGCGCTCGATCCCCGTCGACGAAGTTCGCGCCTTGCAGCACCGGCTCGTCACCCGCCCGACGCTCGGTCCCCGCCGCGCGGTGATCTTCGACCCGGCTGACGATCTTGAGAAAAGCGCCTCCAACGCACTGCTCAAAAGCCTTGAGGAACCACCGGTCGGCACCTTCTTCTTGCTGGTGACGCATCGGCCTGCGCGATTGCTGCCCACCATCCGGTCGCGCTGCCGGATCCTGCGGTTCCCGGCTCTCACCGATGCCGAGATGAACCGCATCGTCGCGCAGGAAACGCCGCAGGCCGACAGCGCGACCCGTGCCGCCGCCATTGCCGCCGCCCAGGGATCGCCAGGCGCCGCGCTAGATTTCGTCGATCAGGACCTTGGTGCGTTGCACCGGATCATGCAGCAGCTGGTCGCGGAAGGCGATGCGCAGTTTACCCTGCGCGGAGAGCTTGCCGCGCAAATCGGCGCGAGGCCGACCCGCGAGCGTATCCAGGCGACGCTCGACCTCGCCCGTGCCGTCCTGGCCGGCAACCTTCGCGGCATGAGCGCCGCGCAACAGGCGCGTGTGGTCGACGTTCACGCCGCGCTGGCGCAGCTGACGGCAGAAGCGCCCACGGCCAATTTCGAACCCGGACTGCTCGCCATGGAAATTGGCGGGTTGCTGGCCTCGGCTGCGATGCCTAGAGAGACCGCCTGA
- a CDS encoding TatD family hydrolase produces the protein MLIDSHCHLNYKGLVEDQQAVLARAREAGVTGFLNISTRQREWADIIGLAERENDVWASVGIHPHEADAHADLGEGALIEAAAHPRVIAIGETGLDYYYDHSDRATQQALFRTHIAVSRETALPLIVHTRDAEADTAAIIAEEMEKGAFPALIHCFTASAGFARQMIDLGLMISLSGIVTFKNAKELQEVAAEVPEDRLLVETDSPFLAPVPHRGKTCEPAFVADTTWFVAGLRGVSEDQLREATTRNFFRLFSKAAA, from the coding sequence ATGCTGATCGATTCGCACTGCCACCTGAACTACAAGGGCCTGGTCGAAGACCAGCAGGCAGTGCTCGCCCGCGCGCGCGAAGCCGGAGTCACCGGCTTCCTCAACATCTCGACCCGTCAGCGCGAATGGGCGGATATCATCGGCCTGGCCGAGCGCGAGAACGATGTCTGGGCCAGTGTCGGCATCCATCCGCACGAGGCCGACGCCCATGCCGATCTGGGTGAGGGGGCGCTGATCGAGGCTGCCGCCCATCCGCGCGTGATCGCCATCGGCGAGACGGGCCTCGATTACTATTACGACCATTCCGACCGGGCGACGCAGCAGGCGCTGTTTCGCACCCATATCGCCGTTTCGCGCGAAACCGCGCTGCCCCTGATTGTCCACACGCGTGATGCCGAAGCGGATACTGCCGCAATCATCGCAGAGGAAATGGAGAAGGGCGCCTTCCCGGCGCTGATCCATTGCTTCACCGCATCTGCGGGCTTTGCGCGGCAGATGATCGATCTTGGCCTGATGATATCATTATCTGGTATCGTCACTTTCAAGAACGCGAAGGAGCTTCAGGAAGTGGCCGCCGAGGTTCCCGAGGACCGCTTGCTTGTCGAGACGGACTCGCCCTTCCTTGCGCCGGTCCCGCATCGCGGAAAGACGTGCGAACCGGCGTTCGTGGCCGATACCACGTGGTTTGTGGCGGGGCTGCGCGGGGTGAGCGAGGATCAGCTCCGCGAAGCGACCACGCGCAATTTCTTCAGGCTTTTCAGCAAGGCAGCCGCATGA
- a CDS encoding MBL fold metallo-hydrolase — MKALILGSGTSTGVPRVGNDWGECDPAEPRNRRSRASVLIESNDGARLLVDTSTDLRSQLLANDIDRIDGVFWTHEHADHCHGIDDLRVLRYGRAGPIPGYANGDNVRILRQRFGYAFAGQHGYPTIISLDTLDHVRICAGIGIGWVQMPHGPGETTGFRFDCDGKSIVYATDFSAITKDMVDLFYGCDLLIVDCLRREPHPTHAHLGMSLELAEATRAGTTVLTHLDKSLDYATLSAEVPDHVKVGFDGMEIVA, encoded by the coding sequence ATGAAGGCGCTGATCCTTGGATCGGGAACTTCCACCGGGGTGCCACGGGTCGGCAACGACTGGGGCGAATGCGATCCCGCGGAACCGCGCAACCGCCGCAGCCGGGCATCCGTGCTGATCGAGAGCAACGATGGAGCCCGCTTGCTCGTCGATACCTCGACAGACCTGCGGTCGCAGTTGCTGGCCAATGATATCGACCGGATCGACGGCGTGTTCTGGACCCACGAACATGCCGACCATTGCCACGGCATCGATGACCTTCGCGTCCTGCGCTACGGGCGAGCCGGACCGATCCCCGGTTATGCCAATGGCGATAACGTGCGCATCCTGCGCCAGCGCTTCGGCTATGCCTTTGCCGGGCAGCACGGCTATCCAACGATCATCTCGCTCGATACGCTGGATCACGTCCGGATCTGTGCAGGGATCGGCATCGGCTGGGTGCAGATGCCGCACGGGCCCGGAGAGACGACCGGATTCCGCTTCGATTGTGACGGAAAGTCTATAGTTTACGCCACAGACTTCAGCGCAATTACGAAGGATATGGTCGACCTGTTTTACGGTTGCGACCTGCTGATCGTCGATTGCCTGCGCCGTGAGCCGCATCCAACGCATGCGCATCTGGGAATGTCGCTCGAACTGGCCGAAGCGACACGTGCTGGTACAACCGTTCTGACGCATCTCGACAAGTCGCTCGATTATGCCACTTTGAGCGCCGAAGTGCCGGACCATGTGAAGGTCGGCTTCGATGGCATGGAGATCGTGGCATGA
- the tmk gene encoding dTMP kinase — protein sequence MSRGRFIALEGGEGAGKSTQARLLADALRLRGVEVVVTREPGGTPGAEAIRGLLLGLDGDGWNARAEALLFAAARSDHVERLILPAVERGAWVVCDRFVDSSRAYQGGGGGLSDAEIMELHRIGSHGLLPDLTLLIEVSPDVAAGRLAARDGDSADRIGGRPADFHARVAAAFDRFASADPARFARIDGDGTPEQTHTLVLAALDIGE from the coding sequence TTGAGCCGTGGTCGCTTCATCGCGCTGGAAGGCGGGGAAGGGGCTGGCAAGAGCACCCAGGCCCGCCTGCTGGCCGATGCCCTGCGCCTCCGCGGGGTGGAAGTCGTGGTCACGCGTGAGCCGGGAGGCACGCCCGGCGCGGAAGCCATCCGGGGCCTGTTGCTCGGCCTTGATGGCGATGGCTGGAACGCCCGCGCCGAAGCGCTGCTGTTTGCTGCGGCCCGGTCTGACCATGTCGAGCGCCTGATCCTGCCTGCGGTAGAGCGCGGCGCGTGGGTCGTCTGCGATCGCTTCGTTGATTCCAGCAGGGCCTATCAGGGCGGCGGCGGCGGCCTTTCCGATGCCGAGATCATGGAACTGCACCGCATCGGCAGCCATGGCCTTCTGCCGGACCTGACCTTGCTGATCGAGGTCAGCCCCGATGTCGCCGCCGGGCGGCTCGCCGCGCGGGACGGAGACAGCGCGGACCGCATCGGCGGTCGTCCTGCCGATTTCCACGCCCGCGTAGCCGCTGCCTTCGACCGCTTCGCCAGCGCAGATCCTGCGCGCTTTGCCCGGATCGATGGCGATGGAACGCCCGAACAGACCCACACGCTGGTTCTGGCCGCACTGGATATCGGGGAATGA